The Gordonia mangrovi genome includes the window TCGTGCGTGGTCACCGACGTCAGACACAGCTGCCGGTAGTCCTCCGGCGGTACCGGTGCGTCGGGACCGTGTTCGAACCACAGAATGGACGTACCGAGAATCCCACGCGCGGTGAGCGCCTCCTGCACATAGGGTTCGAACACCCCCAGGTCCTCACCGATCACCACGGCCCCGGCCCGTTCGGCTTCCAACGCCAGGATGCCGATCAGCGCGTCATGGTCGTAGTGCACGTAGGTGCCGTCGGCCGGGCTCTTGCCGTCGGGAATCCACCAGAGTCGGAACAGACCCAGGATGTGGTCGACCCGCAGCCCGCCGGCGTGGCGCAGCACGGTGCGGAGCATGTCGCGGTACGGCTCGTAGCCGGCCTCGGCCAGGCGGCGCGGATCCCACGGCGGTTGATCCCAGTTCTGCCCCTGTTGATTGAAGCCGTCGGGTGGCGCCCCGACCGTCGCGCCGCGGGCGAGTACGTCGCCGAGCATCCACACGTCGGCGCTGTGGCGCGCAACGCCGACCGCGAGGTCGGCGACGATCCCGATGCGCATCCCCGCCGACAGGGCGGCGCGCTGGGCGGCCGCGAGTTGCTGATCGCAGATCCACTGCAGCCACATGTAGAAGTCGACGCGATCGGCGAGGTCACGGCGTTTGCGTTTCACGTACTCGCGGTCACGCAGGCGCGTCGCCCACTTGGGACTGTCGGTGCCGAAGTGTTCGGCCAGCGCACACCAGGTGGCGAACTTGCGCAGTCCCTTGCCCTCCCGCCGACGGAACGACCGGTAGGCGTAGTCACGCTCTTCGGACCGCGGTCGCTGGTAGATCATCTCCAGGGCGCTCATCTTGGCGCGGAACGTTTTGTTGCGCTTGATCTTGTCGGTGGCGAGGTTCTCCTCGAAGAAGGCCCGCTCGAGCACCTTGAGGTGTTTTCGGGTCCGTTTGTCCAGGTCGGCGGCCTCGGCGATGTCGCCGACCCGGATGTAGAGCGGGTTGACAAAACGCCGCGTCACCGGCAGGTACGGGGATTGTTCGATGGGTGCGGTCGGCTGCGCCGCATGCAGCGGGTTGACCTGGACGAAATCTGCGCCATGGCTGCTGGCCGCGGCCTCGCAGATGCCCGCAAGGTCGGCGAAGTCGCCGACTCCCCACGACTTCGACGAGCGAACCGAATACAGCTGGACTGCCAACCCCCACCGTCGGCCGTCGAGCAGGTCATCGGCTGTCGACAGCCGACGGGGTGTCACGATCAGCGGACGGTCCACGGTCTGTTCGGTGGCCGGATCGAGTGCATGGACCCGGTGATATCCCGGCTCGAGATCCTCGGGGATCTCGAAAGTCGCCCGTCCGACGAGTATCCCGTCGACCTCCCGGGGTTCGACCCACTCGTCGACCTGTGCCGGTTGCACGGTGCGAGCATCCTCGGTGACGATCCAGACGTGGAGCGGATCCCAGTGCGGCACATGAGCGATGAACCGCGCCCGGGCACCTTCGACGGCCACTGTCACCGGCGGCAGCAGCTGCCGCCAGGGGGCGTCGTCGAGGTTCGTGTGGGCCGCCGCGATCTCCTCGGGTGTGGCGGCCGCGATGCCCAGCGAGCCGAGCACGGCGACGATGGTCTCCGAGCTCACGTCGTGATCGAGTTGATCCCAGCCCACGTATCGGTCGGCCACCCCGCAGCGTCGGGCCAGGTTCACCAGATTCTCGCGCGCCCCATCGTCGGTCGTCACGACATGCATCGTCTCAGGATTCGGGCATTCGCGCGCGTCAGCCGAAGAGCACACCCGGGTTCAGCCGGCCCGCAGGGTCCAGGGCCGCCTTGATTGCCCGCATCGTGGCGAGGTCGACCTCGCTGCGACCGAGGTGCGTCCAGGCCACCTTGGCTCGGCCGATGCCGTGCTCGGCGCTGATGCTGCCGCCGTTGGCGGCGACGATCCCGAACACCCGGCCGGTCAGCTCCTCGGCGCGCGGCTCGGGCACGTCGAGGAGGTTGACATGGATGTTGCCGTCTCCGACGTGCCCGAACAGGATCGGCCGACAGGGGTGATCCACCAGGTCGGCGATTGCGGCGAGTTCGACCAAAGCCTCGGGAAGCGCCCGGATCGGCACGGAGACATCAAGTTTCACCACCGGGGTGGTCGAGGAACGAGCAATCGTCTCGGTATGACGTTCCCGGGCGGCCCAGAGGTCGCGGGCCGGTCCGGGTTCGAGCACCGCGTCGACCACGTCGGCCTCATCGAGTACGTCGATCACGACGGCCTCCACGTCGCCGGTGCCGGACACCTCCACCAGGGTGTAGAAGGGCGCGTGGGCGGCCACCGGCCGTCGGACCCCGTGCTCGTGCACCAGTTCCACACCGGCATCGGTCATGATCTCGGCCGCCTCCACGGCGAGCCCACGCTCGGTCATGGCGTCGATCAGCGCGAAGCAATCCTCGACGTGGCGCACCGCGGCCACGGTCACGATCGTCGAGACCGGCGGCGCCACCAGCCGGAACAGCACCCGGGTCACGATCGCGAGGGTGCCCTCGCTACCGGCGAGCAGTCCCGGGATGTCGTAGCCGACGTTGTCCTTGACCAGCGACGTCCATCTGCGCAGCACCTGACCGTCGGCACGGACAGCCTCGATGCCGAGCACCTGACGGCGGGTGTTGCCGTGCCGAATCATCCGTACACCACCGGCGTTGGTCGCGACGACACCCCCGGCGGTGGCCGAATCGCGCGACGCGAGGTCGACCGGGAAGCGCAGGCCGTGTTCCGCGGCGCGGGAGTCGATCTGCTCGATCGTGGCGCCTGCCTGCACCCCGACACAGCGACCGCGGGTGTCCACCTCGTCGATGTCGGTCATGCGGACGGTGCTCAACACCACCAGCGGACGGCGGCCGGCGTGCTCGATGGGCGGCACCGACCCGCCGACCAGTCCGGTGTTGCCACCCTGCACGCAGATCGCCACGTCGTGGGCGGCGCACGCGGCGACCACCGCGGCCACCTCGTCGGTGGTGCAGGGCCGGATCACCGCATCCGCGGCCCCGGTCCAACGACCGGTCCAATCGGTGAGGTGGCCCGCCATGGCATCGGGGTCGGTCAGCACATGGCTGCGCCCGACGATCGCCACGACATCGGAGAGGAACGACGTGCCGCGCGTATCGGTCATGGTCCGATTGTGAGCGACATCCGGTCAGATCTCACGACAGCGCGTCTGCGATGGGGGTGTCGCCGTCGTTGAACTCGATCCGCTTTCCCACCGTCGCCGGGTCCGCGAGCACGGCCGCGGCGACCTGCGCGACGTTGTCGCGGCTCACCTCGTCGCCGGCCACCCGGTCCCCACCGACCGTGACCCGGCCGGTACCGGGTTGATCGGTGAGTCGACTGGGTCCCAGGATGGTCCACTGCAGATCCGAGGCCGTCAGGTGTCCGTCGGCGGCGGCTTTCGCCTCGGCATACGGGTAGAACGAGTTGTCCTCCGGCACACCGTGTCCGGGCCCGGCACCGAAATAGGACACCATCACATAGCGGGTCGCACCCGCGGCGGCGGCGGCCTCCATCGAACGGATCGCGGCATCGCGGTCGACGGCGTACGTCCGGTCCGGATCGCCACCGCCCGCGCCGGCGGAGAAGACCACCGCGTCCTGATCGGCCAATACCGATTCGATCCCTGCCACGTCGAGGTTCTCCACATCGGCGACGACCGGCGTGGCACCTGCGGCCTCGACATCGTCGCGATGGGCGGGGTTGCGGATCAGCGAGGTCACTTCATCACCCCGGTCGGACAGGATTTTTGCCAAGCGCAGAGCGATCTTGCCGTGACCCCC containing:
- a CDS encoding SDR family oxidoreductase — encoded protein: MTRVAIIGGHGKIALRLAKILSDRGDEVTSLIRNPAHRDDVEAAGATPVVADVENLDVAGIESVLADQDAVVFSAGAGGGDPDRTYAVDRDAAIRSMEAAAAAGATRYVMVSYFGAGPGHGVPEDNSFYPYAEAKAAADGHLTASDLQWTILGPSRLTDQPGTGRVTVGGDRVAGDEVSRDNVAQVAAAVLADPATVGKRIEFNDGDTPIADALS
- the malQ gene encoding 4-alpha-glucanotransferase; this encodes MHVVTTDDGARENLVNLARRCGVADRYVGWDQLDHDVSSETIVAVLGSLGIAAATPEEIAAAHTNLDDAPWRQLLPPVTVAVEGARARFIAHVPHWDPLHVWIVTEDARTVQPAQVDEWVEPREVDGILVGRATFEIPEDLEPGYHRVHALDPATEQTVDRPLIVTPRRLSTADDLLDGRRWGLAVQLYSVRSSKSWGVGDFADLAGICEAAASSHGADFVQVNPLHAAQPTAPIEQSPYLPVTRRFVNPLYIRVGDIAEAADLDKRTRKHLKVLERAFFEENLATDKIKRNKTFRAKMSALEMIYQRPRSEERDYAYRSFRRREGKGLRKFATWCALAEHFGTDSPKWATRLRDREYVKRKRRDLADRVDFYMWLQWICDQQLAAAQRAALSAGMRIGIVADLAVGVARHSADVWMLGDVLARGATVGAPPDGFNQQGQNWDQPPWDPRRLAEAGYEPYRDMLRTVLRHAGGLRVDHILGLFRLWWIPDGKSPADGTYVHYDHDALIGILALEAERAGAVVIGEDLGVFEPYVQEALTARGILGTSILWFEHGPDAPVPPEDYRQLCLTSVTTHDLPPTVGYLAGDHIELRSRLGLLETGEAAERARDERDRDAVLDLARSRGLLAPDTALTGPDTVEALYRLIAQTPSVLLSVALVDAVGERRIQNQPGTDSSQYPNWCIPLADENGEVVLVEDLPSNARFASLVAALAEQGVGSH
- a CDS encoding FAD-binding oxidoreductase, whose translation is MTDTRGTSFLSDVVAIVGRSHVLTDPDAMAGHLTDWTGRWTGAADAVIRPCTTDEVAAVVAACAAHDVAICVQGGNTGLVGGSVPPIEHAGRRPLVVLSTVRMTDIDEVDTRGRCVGVQAGATIEQIDSRAAEHGLRFPVDLASRDSATAGGVVATNAGGVRMIRHGNTRRQVLGIEAVRADGQVLRRWTSLVKDNVGYDIPGLLAGSEGTLAIVTRVLFRLVAPPVSTIVTVAAVRHVEDCFALIDAMTERGLAVEAAEIMTDAGVELVHEHGVRRPVAAHAPFYTLVEVSGTGDVEAVVIDVLDEADVVDAVLEPGPARDLWAARERHTETIARSSTTPVVKLDVSVPIRALPEALVELAAIADLVDHPCRPILFGHVGDGNIHVNLLDVPEPRAEELTGRVFGIVAANGGSISAEHGIGRAKVAWTHLGRSEVDLATMRAIKAALDPAGRLNPGVLFG